The following is a genomic window from Dama dama isolate Ldn47 chromosome 4, ASM3311817v1, whole genome shotgun sequence.
TTCACATTGGGTTTCTAACTGGTTTTGTTACATTGCCGTGGCAGTGAATTTATGtattctcctcctctctcctgagTTTTTAATCATTCAAATgtaatttcaaacatacagagaAGTTGAAAGATTAGTACAGTGAACTTGTTCATATCTTTCACCTCGATTCAGTAATTTTAACGTTTTGCCagttttgttttatgtgtgtgtgtgtatgtaactgGGTTTTTTATTGAACTCTTTGAAAGTAAATTATAGGCATCAGGACACTTTACCCCTAAATTAGCAGGCATCTCCTGAGAATCTGGAGATTGTCTGATACCACTTCAGGACCATTATCATACCTGAGAAAGGGCATGAGCACTAATCCTCTGGTATCCTAGTGATCGTGTTTCAGATCTTCTCAATACTGTCTGGACTTTCAGGATCCAGTCATAGATGTGTTGCTGTGCACTCAGTTATTAGTCACCTTAATCTCTACTAtagaacccccccacccccgtcacaGTGTACCGATTTCTTTAGTTCCCCATGACATTGACCAGACCGCTTGTTTTTTAGTGTCCTGATTGTTTCTGGATGTGTCTGATGATTTCCTGAGAGTATCTTTTAACTTATCCTTCTGTCCTCTGTATTTTGGGAATGATGTTTAGAGAGTTTGTTAGATTCAGGTTATGTGGATTTGGCCAGGATTTTCCTTGGTTGATGCTGTCAGCTTCACATTGGAGCACATGAGGAGGCCTGATTTTCCTGTTGTGAGCGAGCAAGTTTGTTCACCTGTTTATCTGCTGTATTTGCCCTTTGTACAGAGGTGTTTTTCCCTTCGTGGTTAGTAGATAGTCTGTGGGATGACATTTTCACCCGTCCTGTTCCCCAGCAGCATCCCCAATGGGTTTAGCAGCCACTGGAAATCTTTGCCTGAACCAGTTGTTATCCTGGTGTTCTCACAGTGATGATTTTCGGATTCTCCCTTGTGTCTGTTACCTGGCATTTTCTCAAGAgaagttttacttttctctttgcttccatccattcctccctctcttttttaaGTGAGGAGTGTCACCATGGATTCATGTATTCTTGTGTGTTTAATATGTTAGAATCAGTTATTCTTGCTGCTGTTCAAATTGGCTAGCTCCTGTGTCTTTTTGATGTGTCTGCCTGATTCTTTGAGTGCTTCTTGCTTTGTAGGTAGGACTGCAGGATGTCCTGGGTTCCCTCGAATTTTCCTTCCCCAGCCCTGGAATCAACTGTTTGCAGAAGCCTGGCTTCTCTTAGAGGCAGTGGTATTTAGATTCCAAGATTCAGGGGCTGAGTAGGCGCATTGTTTCTAGGCTCTTAACAATGAACCAAACTAGAAACTGTgcctttaaataaaaattcacgTTAGTATTTTCAGTTCAAAATTAACATTACAAGgaccttttttattttgttttgttttcctgactGACTGCACTGCACAGGGCTTgtggggattttagttccctgactaggaattgaacctgcatcattGGCAGTGAaatcacagagtcctaaccaccggactgccagggaagtccttacaaGGACGTTTTTATCTTACGCTGAAAATCTTGGTTTTGGTAACATTAAGACATGgacttatttgctttattttacaacaataataaaacaatttcaAACTTACAAAGTGCTAACCATGTCAATTGAATGAAACAAGATTTTTTTGCGTgtgatttatgtgtgtgtgtgtgtgtgatttttaatTGCTTTCAGAGTGTATCCTACTAAGAGTTCATGGTCAGAATATTCCTCCTAGTTACTTAAAATCCTTTTCTCCTGCTGTGTGTTACCTattctatatatgtatagattgatttgtttctgtttaattttatgctttattttgcCTCCTTAATTTTTTGAGTATGTCATAAAACAGTTACATGATTCCAAAGTCAAATCTAAAGTATGCAGAAAAGATGTTCTTAGAAGTATCATTTCTTTTGTTGTCTCTTTCCCTCCCAGTAGATAATCAATTTCATTTCCTGTATAGCCTTATGGTATTTCATCTTGCAGAAATAGCAAATAATGTATACATTcttatttcctctccttttttatACAGAATGTAGCAAACTGTAGATACTTGCTTTCTTTCACTAAGCAATCTATTTGGAAACTACTGTATGCACTTTTTGTCAGACATTTACATTGTTTTCAGGTTTACATGGTTATAACCTATAAACAAAGCTCCAGGCTCCTGCAGCTGTTGTCCTGCCTGTTTCCTGGTGTGAGTAGTCCGAGTTTCTCTAGAGTCACACCTGAGGGTTGAACTGCCAGGTGGGGTGTGCTCACCTGTCCTACATGATGCTCACTTGTCCGTACTCTCCATCTTCTGGCCCAGGAAGCAGAGGGGCTCACCCAGGGTCTCCCAGCCCAGAGTCCAGAGTTGAGTGTTTCCTTGGGCTCCCATCTTGGTGCTCCACCTGTCATCTGGCCCTCAGCCTACCTCATCTTTCTCTCCTCAGGTTCTCCCCCAACGAAGCGGCAGCGGCGGAGTCGAGGCCGTCCCAGTGGTGGTGCCAGACGGCGGCGGAGGGGGGGTACCACCGCcccccagcagcagcaggagccagCCCGGCCCACCTCAGAAGGCAAAGTGACCTGTGGTAGGTGTCTGTATGTGCCTCGGGGCGCGCATGTGCAGTGTAGAGCTGGAGGGGGTGAAGCAGCCCCCCGTCTGACACCCGGGGGCGGGCGGCAGCTCGGGTACCTGTTCAGCACAGCAAAATTCTTGCCCTTTCTGTAGCTGTCTTGGTGGTCTACCTCCCACCCATAGTCGAAGGATTATGTTGTGTGGAGCCTTCTCCAGGAGGCCTTTCCTGACAACCCCTtaccttcattttcatttttttttggaaGAGCCAGGCAGAGCCTGAGAGGTTGGGCCTGGCAGGCCTCAGAGCAGATGGGAGTTAGACTTTATACTAGAGGTCAAGTTTTTCCAAGGGATTTTTTCCTTTAGCATGGCAGTGAAGTGAACTCTGATTCCATCTAGAAAATCAGTCAGTAAATGAGTTACACTTTGCACAGTGTTTAGAACAGTGCTGGACAGGTAGCACATGCTCTGTCAGGTGCACGGAAAGTAAATGCAACAGAGTGGAAGCAGGCACCTGAGTGGAGGGGCTTCAGGTCTGACACGGATGGGGCTGGGGTCTGGCCTGGGGTAGTGGCGTGGGAGAGGCGAGAAGTAGGGGAACCTACGGAAATAAACCACAGGGCTGACGACCTGCAGACGGGTTGGGTTGGCTGGGGTAGGGCCTCTGCTGTGCAGACTCATGAAGACCTTCCTGTTGGAAAGTTCTCACTGGTCGCAAAGGGGGAACTCACTCTCTCACACTCCCACACGCCGCTCTGGTACCCCTTCCTCTGAGTGGGACAAGGCTTGGTCACAGAGGGTATCAGCTAGTGAGAGGCTCAGGCTggactgggtgggggtgggatcaCAGGCAGGAAGATTGAGGGGGAGTGGCAGCAGCTCTGCATTCCCCAGGAGACCTCAGCCTCCTGGGGGACCTTCCTCCTCACCTACAGAGCCTCCACCCCTCAGAGCGcatgctctgcctcttcccagtgCCCATTTCGGCCCCCCAGGCCCTGGGCACCAAAGCTGCCCCATAGCTGAGGCTACAGATACCTGTCCTGGGTGCTGTCGGGAGGAGCAGACCAGTAGTACCAGCCGTGACCGCAGACAGCCCCCACTCGAGGGGGTGGCTGCTTGGTGTGACTCTTACCTAGTCAGGTGGTATTAGGGCCGCTCCTGGCTGGGGGCCCGGAGAGCCTCTGCCTCCCGGGGGAGCAGGCCAAGCTGAGGCCAGGGAGGGGTCCTGCTGGTGGAGGCTTCAGCGTCTCAGCTGAGGGTGGGGAGGTGGTTAGCCTGGGTGTGGCCGGTTCCTGATGTGGGGATGAGTGAGCAGGTCTGACTGCTGACTCACCAGGCTGGGTGGGGCTGGCGTGAGGCTCTCCCCTGTGGGGCCCAGGTTTTCTCCCCTGAAAATGGAGATGGCTTAGTCCTGGGGTTGGAAGGAGGCTCCTCCAGACCTGAGGAAGGGGGGCCCCTCCTCACCTGTGCTACCCATGGGGTTGGACCCCCCCCAGTCAACTGCGCTCCGCTGAGGGATAGAACCAAACTGAACTCCTGAGGGCCCCAGAGTGTGAGGAATGGGCCCTGGGGGATCCTGGACTCAGACACGGGACCTCTGAGTTTCCTCATCCCTCTCAGGCATCCACTGTGCTCTGTGCTGAGTGTGCTGCTCCTGGACCTTGAGTCCTCAAGACGGCCCCTGAGGTAGAGATGTCATCCGCCATCGTGTGGAGTGGGCGGGCTGGGCAAAAGCTTGGGTTTGTCCATTTGGTTGTCCCACACGTGTTTATAGAGCATTGACTGTGTGCTCACATCCCACAGACGGGACGGGAGGCCCTGCCCTCATGGGGCTTGTATTCTGGTGGGAGGAGAAAGctaagagaaggaagagagagactgACGATACCAGCTGTGGAGAGAAACCAGCAGGGGCAGGGCGCAGAGAATGATGGAAAATGCAGTTCTAGGCGGATTTTCAGGGTAGGGTGGTCTAGGAATACCTCTCAGAAGACAGGGAGAGAGGTAGGAGGATGTGGATGGCTGAGGAAGGGTGTTTCAGGCTGAGGGGACAGCGGGAGCAGAGACCCGAGTGGGGACATGTCGGTGGAGTGGAAGCTGGCGAGCCTGGAGCAGGGGGCTGTGCAGGGGTGGTCAGGAGGCCAGGGCAGGAGAGAGGCCAGGGCAGGAGAGTGACCAGGGTCCTGTCCTGCAGAGCCCGTGAGCCTCAGGCCAGGGCTTTGCGTCTTTTAAATGATGGGAAGCAATTGGAGGGCTTGAATGACAGGCTGAGCTttgcttccctcccaccccccacccccaactgttTGCTCCTCCCCCCATCTGTTTCTGGATAAGAAACGGAGGCAGACAGACTAGCATTGAGAACCTCGACCCTCGGCTCCCCAGCACCCAACCCCTGCCACTCTCAGGTTGTGATTTCATTAGCCATGTTGTTTTGGAGTCAGTTTCAGGTGTCCTGTTGTTTCATGGGTAGATTTTTCAGTGTGTATCTCGAGAAGATAAGAATTgagttccttggtggtccagtggttaggactcagactTGGTGCTTTCTCTgcagtggcccaggttcaatccctggtcaggaaacttaaGATTCTGCAACCTGTGCAGCTCAGCACCTGCCCCCCACCTtccccctgccaaaaaaaaaaaaaaaaaaaaacctcagaaaaagCCAGTAACAACTTACTCTCAAATGTCTTCTCGGTGCCTAAATGTCTAATTTGTCTAAATATTGGTGCTCTTGAGTCTCTTCTAATCTTATCGGGTCCACTCCCCCAACCCCCGTCTTGTTTCTCCCCCACCCGCCTTGCATTGTATATGTTGAAGGGAGTTGTGTGGTTGTGTTTCCCAAAGACTGGATTTTGCCAATTACATTCTGCAATAGGGTTGACTGACCATGTTCCTCTGTTGTCTGTTTTTCCTAAAAACTGATAGTTGGGCTTGGAGAGGCCTGATCAGATTCTGGtttgatgttttttttaaaaaaattttgactgtgctgtgtggcttgcaggatcttagttccctgaccagggatcaaaccccccgCCCTCAGCAGCGAACGCGTGGAGTCCTAACCGTTGGGCTGCCATggaagtctcttttttttttttcaagcgcACTTTCTAGGTGTGGTGCGCTCTTCCTTCAGGAAGCAGGCAGAGGTTGTTTCTGCCTTGTTGGCCGAGTGTACTCACTGTCCCTCCCTGTCCATTAGTCCAGGACAAGTTGAAGGACTTCTGCCTATGCCTTGGGGAAGAACCTGGAGCCGAGGCAGGGTGAGCTGTTGTCCAGAGGAGGTGCTGGCATTTGGGGAGCAGAGTCTGTCCCTTAGTCCTGGCTGGCAGCTGCTCTTCACTGGGCACCCATCCTGTTGCTCCCCAGCCTTTCCTGTTAGTAGCTCCCAGAGGGGAGACCTGAGTGAGAGTCGTCCCTGGCCTCCAGCCACATGCGGCACAGGGTGTGGCGTGCGTGGTGGCTTACCTGCTCTCTGGGGCCTGTGTCCCTCAGACCTTCCCTGATTCCCCTCTGGGGCCCATCCTGCCCCGGGAGAGAGACTGATGAGGTGTGGGGTAGGGGAGCCAAGGGGGTACTGGCGCCCACCTGAGTGCAGGAGGCAGGAGCAGCTCTCTTCTCCAAGAAAACCTGGCACCGGCCTCCACCCTGCGGGCAGGCAGCATTTCCTACCAGTGGAAACTTGGTGTTCCTGGCTATTCAGCTGCCTCCCGCCTTCCCCAAGTGCTCCCTGgctctgttcctgacccctctgCTGCTTGGTGTCCTGAGGCCACTTCCTTCCTGCTGCTTGCAGAGGACTCATTACCTGCCAGGCACTGACCTCAGTCTGCCCTTTACCTGCATCCAGCCTTGTCATCCTCACAGTGGCCCCATGAGAACAGATGCTGGGTGAGGCGGTTTTATGGAGGAGGCCACCGAGGTGCGGAGACATGCAGTCAGCTCAGAAGACCCCAGACTTAGCGCTTCCCCGGCCTGCCAGGGCGCGGTCAGTCCGGCCCCTCTAGGTGTCCCCTTGTGCCCTTCTCCAGTATGACCTGGCCATGCTGGCCCCCGGCCTGTGAGTGCCCTGAGTTCATGCTCTGCCTCTGGGCTTTGACAAACACTGATCTCTCTTCTGGGAGAGTCGCTGTTCTCTCTTCACCGCTTGCTTGCCTCGACCTCCTTGTCCTCCTTCACGTTGCACCTCCAATGTCATTTCCTGGAGAGGTTGTCTCTGATAATTTTGATCTAAATTACAACTCGCGCTCTATAATTTTCTCTCCTGACCCTTGGAATGTCTTTTAATTATAGACTTCTGAGTATGGTTGTGTGAGAGGCAGCACACAGTTTAGGGATTGTTGAGAGCTTGGGCTCTGGAGGTAAGCGTCTAGGTtggaattccagctctgccatttcCTGCCTGTGTGGCCTGGGGCAGGTGACTCACCCTttctgccttagtttcctcatctacaaaaagGGGACAGCAGCACAGCCTTATAAGGTTTCAGGCATCATCAAAAGGGTCAACAAGTGTGAATGAGTACTTGGTGCAGTAAGTACTAAGTGTTACCTGTGTgctgtaggcttcccaggtgttgcaatggtaaagaatccaccaggcagtgcaggagacgcaagagatgcaggttcgatccctgggttaggaaaatcccctggagtagaaatggcaatctgctgcagtattcttgcctggaaaatttcatggaccgagaaggctggcaggctacagttaatggggtcgtgaagagtcagacgtgacggATCACAGCCCAGCACACAGGGTGTGACTCACACAGAGTGCTCCTTGGTTGCGGCTCACAGGTCTTCCAGTCCCACTTGTGTCTCCCCAGTGCTTCTGGCACTTAGTAAATATCTGTCAAACGGAAGAATGGATGGGATGTGCGGGTCCCCCTGGTCCAGTCCTCCTTCCACCCCCACCATGCCCGGTGGGCTGTGTGAGTAGACAGGCTCCACCCCAGGTCTAGTAGCCGGCTGTGCTGAGGAGAAATACTAGCTGGGCGGCCGTAGGCCCCGGTGCAGGTGAGCCAGGCCTTGGTGGCTGAGGGGCATTCTGGGCAGAGGAGATGGCCAGGTCATTCTGTGAGTAAGGCTTGTGCTGGGAGCACTTCCCTTGTGACTGAGGGCAGGGTGTGGGAGGATGGAGCTGGGATTGAAGGAGGAGACGAGGGAGGACGTTGGCTCGGGCCCAGGTGAGAGGGCGCAAGGCCTAGGCAGGGGCCGTGGGGTAGAGAGGGGAGTGTCGAAATCACAGTTCCTGTTTTTGGGGTGCCTTCTGTGCCTAGGCTCTGGGTCGAATGCTTCATGCGTTGCCTAATTTGATCCTCATGACCCCGTCGTGCAGCAGGGACCTCTTGTttgtctgtttatgtttttcagatggggaaactgaggctcagagaggtgaggtcaCATGCCCAAggccccacagctagagagtggcAGAGCCGGGACTCGCCTCAAGGTCTGTCATTCTCCGCCACCTGGCTCTGTGCCTCTGCTGCTGAGCACCCCCGTGTGGCCTTGGACAGGTGCTGCTCCCCCCAGTCCCCTGCTTCCCAGCTCACGCCTGTTGAGGGCCTGGTCAGACACTCAGAGGCGTTAAGGATGTGGGCCCAGAGGTCTTGTCTGATCCTAGGATGGAGGGAGCCAGTCCTGAGTGTCGTGGGAAGTCCTGGGGGCCGAGGCTGAGCAGGTTTTCCTGGGCCTCGAGCAGAGAGGGTGAGCTTCCCCTCGAGGCAGAAAGAGGAAGCGTTTGGGgtttggggtgggaggaggaagtGGGTGGTGCTGAGAAGTTGCCTGGGGAAGCGGGGACCTGCCTGCTGCTTTCTGCTCTGCGGCTGACACAGTCTTTGAAAGGTGAAAGGAGTCAGGGGCCTGACACTCCCCTCCCAGAGCTTCAGCGGCCTCATCTGTCAAAGAGGGTGAACATGCCCCCGCATCTGAGTTGCTGGTGGCTGCTATTCTGTAGCACCCACTGGTGGACAGTCATCTGAACTCTCCCCAGGAGGGACATTCCCCTGGTTTAGGCAAGACCCTGGGCTCAAGAGAGGTGGTGACTCGTtccaggtcacatagctagtgcCTGAAGGCTCTTGGGGTGGGATCAGCTCCATTGACCTGAAGCTGCTGTCTGGGGCATGGGAGGGTCACTGCCCTCTGACCCTCACGCTGTTACGCACTGCCATCCCCTGCCCGTGGAACCTTGGACAGGTCACTTCTCCTTGCTTTcatttgttcagtcgctaagtcatgtctgactctttgagaccccatgaactgcagcaggccaggcttccctgttcttcaccgtctcccggagtttgctcaaactcatgtccatgaagtaagtgatgccatcccaccgtctcatcctctgttgtccccttttcctcatcTGCCTTCATTTCCGTATCTGTACATTGGGGTGCTACTAGGGCCTGCCTCACAGGGTcgtttgaggattaaatgagtttataTGAGGGCTGCTTGTCATTTCCAGCTGTAAGCTGGAAGTCTGTAAGCTGTCCTCAGGGCAGCCCATGCTGTGAGTATCAGTAGTCAGCAGTCAGATTCACAGGTGGGAGTTCAGTCATCCCATTGAACTGAGTGGAAGTGATAAGCCTGAGGTCACATTTACAGGGATGGCCTTGGAAGTCTCATGTCCCACCCCCTGCCGAGAGCTGCCACCTCATTTGGGTAGATGTGGACAGGGTTATAAGTGACAGACACACCTCAGACTGGCTTAAGCAGAAAGGAAATTGATCAGAGCTGAAAATCCAGGTGCTCCACGCACACCTGATGAACTCAGGAGTCTTTTCCTGTCTGTGCCTGGCCTTGTGTAGGTTTCATTCTCCCCGCTCCTGGTGGCAGAACAGCCCCCAGCAGGCCTGGGCTCAGAGCCCACCTTCTGGGAAGCCTTTGTGGAATGAGAGCACCTGCTTCCAGTAGAGCCAGCCCAGTTCAGCCTTGAGTGTCCTGGGCCTGGTGCCTTCCTGGTGGGTGGGGGGCTGAGGATATGGTTGGCCCCACATGACTCTCACTGTTTCGGAGCAGAAGAGGGGGACGGCTGGTTACCTAAAAGCCaatccattcattcatgcattggTTCTTtcacaaatgggtgttgaatACCTACCACATGCCACGGGGCTACCTGTTCAAGTGAACAAGAAACAAAAGTCCCTTCAGGGAGCTCATGCTGTGGAGAGATAGGTGATTAGCTTGCTAGTGAATAAAAGCTTGAGGTGGGTTAGAAGATGCTAAATGCCGGGGGAGGAAATGGAGCAGAAATGGAATGGGGCCTGGGAAGTGCAGAGGCCTGGGGACGATGGTAAATTGGATGGTCAGAGTAGGATCATTGGGAAGGCGGCATTTGAATCTGAAGGAAATGAGAGAGTAAGTCCTGCAGACACTGGGGAGAGACCGTCCCTAGCTGGAGGACGGGGGTGGCCAGGGCCAGGCGGAAGCTGCCAGGTGTTGCGGGGAGGAGCATGGAGGTGGTGAGGCTGGAGTGGGGCACGTGAGGGGAAGCACAGGGCCAGCAGGTTAGGAGGTAACAAGTCAGACCACAAGAGAGAAGCCGAGTGAGGGTGTCAGCCGTACTTGGGTGTGGTTACTGGAAGGAGGAAGGATGTGGGGCTGGTGCAGTGCAACTCACGCTGAGGGGcagtggggaagggagggtgggtgGCGGTCCCCTTGCTGGGTGTCGGCCCCTCCCTGACCAGCCCCTCCTTCTCCGCAGACATCCGGCTGAGGGTGAGAGCAGAGTACTGTGAGCACGGGCCAGCCTTGGAGCAGGGCGTGGCCTCGCGGCGGCCCCAAGCACTGGCCCGGCAGTTGGATGTGTTTGGGCAGGCCACCGCGGTGCTGCGCTCCCGGGACCTGGGCTCCGTGGTGTGCGACATCAAGTTCTCCGAGCTCTCCTACCTGGACGCCTTCTGGGGCGACTACCTGAGCGGTGCCCTGCTGCAGGCCCTGCGGGGCGTGTTCCTGACTGAGGCGCTGCGCGAGGCGGTGGGCCGGGAGGCCGTCCGCCTGCTGGTCAGCGTGGACGAGGCCGACTACGAGGCTGGCCGGCGCCGCCTGCTGCTGATGGAAGAGGAGGGGGGAGGACGGCGCTCGCCCGAGGCCTCCTGATCCTGGATGCGGCAGGACTGACCCCACCTCCTCGCCTCTGGGCCACCTTCTCCCTGGGAGGATGTCGACCATCTCTGCCCCTAGAGGACTGTCACTCCAGCGGTGCCGAGGACTGCGACAGACACCAGGCCCCTTGCTAGACCCTCCCACAGGATGTGGGCTCTGAGGCCTAAACCACTTCCAGCTGAGTTTCCTTCCTAgcctccccccatcccccaccccacccttagGTGTGTTTCTTCAGCTTCAGGAGACCAGGGGCTCAGGCATGCAGATCTGAAAGGAAGGGAGGCATAGCCCCGCACTCACCAAAGGCCCCTTGCACATTGTCTCCCAAccctgggctgtgtgtgtgcatccaCACTACCCTCTCTGAAACCACCCCTGGGCGCCTGCCCTGGTGTGCTCCACTTACTTTGGCCTTCGGGCTTCTCTCTCAGGATCTCCGATTATACGGCCCCTCAGCCCTGAGCTTCAGCCACACCAGTGGGCACTGGAGCTGAGGTGTACCTGGGGCCTGCTCACCTTGCCCACACATCTCTACAGCCAGCTGGGGCTCCACCCAGCTCCCACCCACCAACCTGGCCTCCACTCTCTCCTGCTCCCTGGAGCTGGACACAGACTTGTACACAGATCTGTGCCCAGAGTGTCACATGTGTGTTGCAGCCACATCAGACCAAATGTGCTGTTTCCTAGGAGGCCAGGCCGAGGATCCAGCTTCCTTCTTAGAAAGGGGGGAGGCAAAGGCTTGGGGTTATTGGGCAAGGCCTTGTACCAGTGGCACCAATAAAACTGCCCTGGACAGGGCACAGGTGGGCACCAGGGCTGTACTCTTTCTTCATGGGCTGGAAGGAGCTGGTGAGAGCCAGGGCCAGGTATCAGTCCCAGAGTTCCTGGCCTGGTGTTGGGCTGGAGGGTGGGCAGGATGCTGGACCATCATGTGCTGGCTGCTGGCCCAGGCTTGCCCTCCtcttggcttcagtttcctcatctattgaaGGAGGAGATACTACCTTGGAATCACAAAGGCTCTCCCAGCCTTATTCTCACACGCTTCGCTCATGTATGTTCTGGGGATTGCTGGCATTTTTAACCCTCAGTGAGGTGGGCCAGCTTCTTATCTCCCAGTGTCAACAGAGTTCAAGGATTTGGAAACCAAAGGGCTCAGCAGCCAGTGCTCTCTGCCTAGAAAGCATCTCCAAGTGGCTCTCCACCCCTCACACCTTCTGGGCAGTTATCTTAAAACCTGgatctctgttcctcctcctgagGCCAAGCATTTCTTTCTGGTATCCTATGGCTACAGCTGAGGTTGTGGCCTCTTGCTCTTTACCCACTCCTTGTTTAAGACAGTAGGAACTCAAGTTTCTTACACAATATCCAGAGTTTTCCTTGGGGGAGAAGggggctggggatggggtgggcaggggttCCAAACTGCTGGCTTTTCTTGGGGGAAAGGATGCGCTACCTAtatctgaaagtcccttggactgcagggagatcaaatcctaaaggaaatcagtcctgaatattcattggaaggactgatgctgaagctgaagctccaatactttggccacctgatgcgaagaactgactcactggaaagaccctgatgctgggaaaggtggaaggcaggaagagaaggggatggcagaggatgagatggttggatggcatcaccacctggatggacatgagttcgagcaagctctgggagtgaaggacagggaagcctggcgtgctgcagtccacgggtgggaaagagttgggacatgactgagagactggactgaactgaaaac
Proteins encoded in this region:
- the DEDD2 gene encoding DNA-binding death effector domain-containing protein 2; amino-acid sequence: MALSGSTPAPSWEEDECLDYYGMLSLHRMFEVVGGQLTECELELLAFLLDEVPGAPGGLAHARSGLELLLELERRGQCDESNLRLLGQLLRLLSRHDLLPHLARKRRRPVSPERYSYGSSNSSSRRMEGSCRRRRQSSSSSNAEQGQWETGSPPTKRQRRSRGRPSGGARRRRRGGTTAPQQQQEPARPTSEGKVTCDIRLRVRAEYCEHGPALEQGVASRRPQALARQLDVFGQATAVLRSRDLGSVVCDIKFSELSYLDAFWGDYLSGALLQALRGVFLTEALREAVGREAVRLLVSVDEADYEAGRRRLLLMEEEGGGRRSPEAS